In a genomic window of Pedobacter sp. KBS0701:
- a CDS encoding protease — translation MKNIKLIIPALLVLFSACSEATRNTATTKNESTNQITANKTDSLEVKLKINGNVTIGEPLLLRFVVHNNTDSTKKFCIWHTPFEPLMSSYLSITNEKGEEAPYKGAMAKRIMPPPASSYTNVNPGDSLVANADLLKAYDLKKGASYKAVYTGGNMSGLASRDTVTFIYTDLH, via the coding sequence ATGAAAAACATCAAATTAATTATTCCTGCACTTTTGGTTTTATTTTCGGCCTGTAGCGAAGCTACAAGAAACACCGCTACCACTAAAAACGAAAGCACCAATCAAATTACTGCCAACAAAACTGATTCGCTCGAGGTCAAACTAAAGATAAATGGCAATGTAACCATTGGCGAGCCATTGTTGTTGAGATTTGTGGTGCATAACAATACCGACAGCACAAAAAAATTCTGCATCTGGCATACTCCCTTCGAACCTTTAATGAGCAGTTATTTAAGCATTACCAACGAAAAAGGAGAAGAAGCCCCATACAAAGGTGCAATGGCCAAAAGGATTATGCCACCTCCAGCCTCTAGTTATACAAATGTAAATCCAGGTGATAGCCTGGTTGCAAATGCTGATTTGCTTAAAGCTTACGACCTAAAAAAAGGGGCGAGTTATAAAGCCGTTTATACAGGTGGAAACATGAGCGGCCTGGCATCCAGAGATACCGTTACTTTTATTTATACTGATTTACACTAG
- a CDS encoding GDSL-type esterase/lipase family protein gives MKRISFLCLLLTALISKSFAQNKLQSASFITFNCYSNNFAEKLGKSEAPTVAFLGGSITDMEGWRALVCNYLTKTYPQTKFKFINAGIPSLGSLPHAFRLQRDVLDSGKIDLLFVESAVNDHVNKTAEQTQRRALEGIIRHTLNKNPKTNIVLMAFADEDKNNDFDNGKIPVEVKVHSDLAEYYHLPFINLALEVDKRIANKEFTWATDFKDLHPAPFGQQLYFNTIKTFLEENQKNTNRKQSVGLPKIIDKFAYTKGQYVNINKAENLNTFSINKNWKPSDGLEARPGFINIPVLESSTRNSGFDLIFKGNAVGIAILSGPDAGMLHYRIDGGEEKTIDLYTQWSASLHLPWYLLLGDQLGGGEHKLSVRTSEYHHPKSTGYTCRIAYFLVNGN, from the coding sequence ATGAAACGGATCTCTTTTCTTTGCCTGCTATTAACAGCACTAATTTCTAAAAGTTTTGCCCAAAACAAGCTTCAATCTGCCTCATTCATTACTTTTAACTGTTATAGTAACAACTTTGCCGAAAAACTCGGAAAAAGCGAAGCTCCAACGGTCGCCTTTTTAGGTGGATCAATTACCGATATGGAGGGCTGGCGGGCTTTGGTATGCAACTACCTGACTAAAACCTACCCACAAACCAAATTTAAGTTCATTAATGCGGGCATCCCATCATTAGGCAGTTTGCCTCATGCTTTCCGCCTGCAGCGCGATGTGCTCGACAGCGGCAAAATAGATTTATTATTCGTAGAATCAGCCGTTAATGATCACGTAAATAAAACCGCAGAACAAACACAACGCCGCGCTTTAGAAGGTATCATTAGACATACTTTAAACAAAAACCCGAAAACCAATATCGTATTAATGGCTTTTGCCGATGAAGATAAAAACAATGATTTCGACAATGGGAAAATCCCGGTTGAGGTAAAAGTACATAGTGATTTAGCCGAATATTATCATTTGCCTTTCATTAATCTGGCTTTAGAAGTAGATAAACGTATTGCCAATAAAGAATTTACCTGGGCTACCGATTTTAAAGACCTCCATCCGGCGCCTTTTGGTCAGCAGCTTTATTTTAATACGATTAAAACCTTCCTGGAAGAAAACCAGAAAAATACCAACAGAAAACAAAGCGTTGGTCTGCCTAAAATCATCGACAAATTTGCCTATACCAAAGGTCAATACGTAAATATTAATAAGGCAGAAAACCTAAATACTTTTAGCATCAACAAAAACTGGAAACCAAGTGATGGTTTAGAAGCCAGACCGGGTTTTATAAACATACCTGTACTGGAAAGCAGTACGCGAAACAGCGGTTTCGATTTAATTTTTAAAGGTAATGCGGTAGGTATCGCTATTTTATCAGGACCTGATGCAGGTATGCTCCATTACCGCATTGATGGTGGTGAAGAGAAAACAATCGATCTGTACACCCAATGGAGCGCAAGTCTGCATTTACCCTGGTATTTATTATTGGGCGACCAATTGGGCGGTGGAGAACACAAACTGAGCGTACGCACCAGCGAATATCACCATCCAAAATCTACAGGATATACCTGTCGTATAGCTTATTTCCTAGTAAATGGTAATTAA
- a CDS encoding peroxiredoxin, with translation MMKINIAAIMVVVLGLIGIRTPAQESKPKGKNPPLEVGSKIPNFTLKDDSGKDFKVSNYIGKKKLVIYFYPKDESSVCTKEACAFRDSYEEFKSTDAMIIGINSGTVQNHADFKKHHNLPFTLLSDPDNKVLKMFGVKDVMFLTGRETFLVNLDGKVAFKFKGMLKGDEHASSVLAFLKKK, from the coding sequence ATGATGAAAATAAATATAGCAGCAATTATGGTAGTTGTTTTAGGCCTGATCGGAATAAGAACTCCTGCGCAGGAATCGAAACCTAAAGGTAAAAATCCACCGCTTGAAGTTGGGAGCAAAATCCCCAATTTTACCCTTAAAGATGATAGCGGAAAAGATTTTAAAGTGAGCAACTACATCGGAAAGAAAAAACTAGTGATCTATTTTTATCCAAAAGATGAAAGTAGTGTTTGTACCAAAGAGGCTTGTGCATTCAGGGATAGTTATGAGGAGTTTAAATCAACCGACGCGATGATTATTGGCATAAATTCTGGCACTGTGCAAAACCATGCCGATTTTAAGAAACACCATAATCTGCCTTTTACCCTGTTGAGCGACCCGGATAATAAAGTCCTGAAAATGTTTGGCGTTAAAGATGTGATGTTTTTAACCGGAAGAGAAACTTTTTTGGTTAATCTGGATGGGAAAGTGGCATTTAAATTTAAAGGAATGCTAAAAGGAGATGAGCATGCCAGTAGTGTTTTGGCTTTTTTGAAAAAGAAGTAA
- a CDS encoding AI-2E family transporter gives MLKTYPFYIKAPVILLGLVITVFIMSVLRDILVPLAFAALIAILLNPLTNRFERKMPKILSIILSMLIGLLVVVAVLYFLSSQVAHFFDDLDSIKQKLSQLLEQIRSWLQGTFGISTQKQMQMVNDAANGSKALIGQTLSGLMGVLSVVFLIPVYTFLILLYKTLILNFIYEVFSEENKQKVAEILGETKAAIQSYIIGLLIETSIVAVMNSAALLILGVQNAILIGVIGAILNLLPYIGGIIAIALPVLMATLTKDGFTTQLLIIGAYALIQFIDNNILVPRIVSSKVQINALISIVIVLMGAALWGIPGMFLSIPFIAVLKIIFDRIDGLKPWGKLLGDNIPTEHMGQVKRFRRKKKMATS, from the coding sequence ATGCTTAAAACCTACCCATTTTACATCAAGGCCCCTGTAATTCTTTTAGGATTAGTAATTACGGTATTTATCATGAGTGTACTGAGAGACATCCTGGTACCATTAGCTTTTGCTGCCCTAATTGCCATTTTGCTAAATCCGCTTACCAACCGTTTCGAAAGAAAAATGCCCAAAATTCTCAGTATTATTCTTTCTATGCTCATTGGTTTGCTGGTGGTGGTGGCCGTACTTTATTTTTTGTCATCACAGGTAGCCCACTTTTTTGATGACCTGGATAGCATTAAACAGAAATTATCGCAGTTGCTTGAGCAGATCAGAAGCTGGTTACAAGGAACCTTTGGCATTTCTACACAAAAGCAGATGCAGATGGTTAATGATGCGGCTAATGGCAGTAAAGCTCTGATCGGTCAAACGCTCAGTGGTTTGATGGGTGTTTTAAGTGTCGTTTTCCTGATCCCGGTTTATACTTTTTTAATCTTATTATATAAAACGCTGATCCTAAACTTCATTTACGAAGTATTTTCGGAGGAAAACAAACAGAAAGTTGCAGAAATTCTGGGCGAAACGAAAGCGGCCATCCAAAGCTATATTATAGGTTTATTGATCGAAACTTCTATTGTTGCCGTAATGAACTCTGCCGCCTTATTAATCCTTGGTGTACAAAATGCCATTTTAATTGGTGTTATCGGCGCTATATTAAACCTGCTCCCATATATTGGCGGTATTATAGCCATTGCTTTACCAGTATTAATGGCCACCCTAACCAAAGATGGTTTTACTACCCAACTCTTAATTATAGGTGCTTATGCGCTAATCCAGTTTATTGATAATAATATCCTTGTACCACGCATTGTTTCGAGCAAGGTACAGATCAATGCCCTTATTTCTATTGTAATTGTGTTAATGGGCGCCGCTCTTTGGGGCATACCTGGCATGTTCCTTTCTATTCCTTTTATTGCTGTATTGAAAATTATTTTCGACCGGATAGATGGACTTAAACCATGGGGTAAATTACTTGGCGATAATATCCCCACAGAACACATGGGGCAGGTGAAAAGGTTTAGGAGGAAGAAAAAAATGGCAACGAGCTAA
- a CDS encoding alpha/beta hydrolase family protein, which translates to MKNSFLITAFLFLFSHGLSAAEVDTALTYSKSMDKNIKAVVIKPDSYKTGKKFPVVYLLHGAGGNYAEWVKKVPGIKNLADQYQFIVVCPDGNVTSWYFDSPVDPEWKYETYVAKELVSYVDEHYKTIAEKKSRGITGLSMGGHGALYLAIKHQDVYGAVGSMSGGVDIKPFPNGWNISKRLGTEDEFPERWKQNSVIDMIYRIKPGSLAIAIECGTEDFFYKMNVRLHDELLYNNIPHDFTTRPGVHNWDYWGNAIKFQSVFLSNYFNVKP; encoded by the coding sequence ATGAAAAATAGCTTTTTGATAACTGCCTTTTTGTTTTTGTTTAGCCATGGTTTAAGTGCTGCCGAAGTAGATACTGCTTTAACCTACAGTAAATCGATGGACAAAAATATCAAAGCTGTGGTAATTAAGCCCGATAGCTATAAAACCGGAAAAAAATTTCCGGTGGTTTATCTGCTCCATGGAGCTGGAGGTAACTATGCAGAATGGGTCAAAAAAGTGCCGGGGATTAAAAACCTGGCCGATCAATATCAATTTATTGTGGTATGCCCTGATGGGAATGTAACCAGTTGGTATTTCGATAGTCCGGTAGACCCCGAATGGAAATACGAAACCTATGTAGCTAAAGAATTGGTGAGTTATGTTGACGAACATTATAAAACCATTGCCGAAAAAAAGAGCAGGGGCATTACGGGTTTAAGTATGGGTGGACATGGTGCGCTTTACCTGGCTATTAAACACCAGGATGTATATGGAGCCGTAGGGAGTATGAGTGGTGGTGTAGATATTAAACCTTTCCCGAACGGATGGAATATTTCAAAAAGATTGGGTACAGAGGATGAATTTCCGGAGCGCTGGAAACAGAACAGTGTGATTGATATGATCTACCGCATTAAACCAGGATCGCTTGCAATTGCCATTGAATGTGGTACTGAAGATTTTTTCTATAAAATGAATGTACGTTTGCATGATGAGCTATTGTACAACAATATTCCCCACGATTTTACCACGAGGCCTGGCGTACATAACTGGGATTATTGGGGCAACGCGATTAAGTTTCAGAGTGTATTCTTAAGTAACTATTTTAACGTAAAGCCTTAA
- a CDS encoding PleD family two-component system response regulator — MKKILVVDDNQEILEVIELILRLEGYQVNGLMDASYFKQRIREFKPDLILLDVMLGALDGRDLCNLLKSDQLMLHIPVIMISASHNLSDMQGIICYPNDFIAKPFDINNLINKVSAQLAA, encoded by the coding sequence ATGAAAAAAATATTAGTGGTTGATGATAATCAGGAAATACTAGAGGTTATAGAATTAATTTTAAGACTGGAAGGCTATCAGGTAAATGGATTAATGGATGCAAGTTATTTTAAGCAGCGGATTAGAGAATTTAAACCCGATTTAATTTTACTGGATGTGATGCTAGGTGCCCTGGATGGACGGGATCTTTGTAATCTGCTCAAATCAGACCAGTTAATGCTGCACATTCCGGTAATTATGATTTCGGCCAGCCATAACTTAAGCGATATGCAAGGCATCATTTGTTATCCTAACGATTTCATCGCCAAACCATTCGATATCAACAACCTCATTAATAAAGTAAGTGCACAACTTGCTGCCTAA
- a CDS encoding ROK family protein produces MISLNHTNLEQSYAIGIDVGGSSLKCGIVNQQGEILYSTLIPLKKAKTQGAIIALIVEAIQTCAAKVKHPILGVGVGFPGTIYNNRIIAGADNLPGFKQLALGEILQDVTRYNIVMDNDTNLMGLGEMCYGAAKDCSDVVFLTVGTGIGGAVMIDNKLYGGFRSRGTELGHIIVQHNGLACVCGLKGCLEAYASVTALLKHYKFIHPGIPEKNEVDGRYIIEKYLAGEEYAIKAMEQHFDYLATGITSFINIFSPEKIVIGGGISEAGAFYTREIERRIKTLAVPVASANALVVPAKLGNKAGLLGCAANVFRKFKAFGYVST; encoded by the coding sequence ATGATATCTTTAAACCACACCAATCTTGAACAATCTTATGCTATTGGGATTGATGTTGGTGGCTCTTCGCTCAAATGCGGTATAGTAAACCAGCAAGGCGAAATTTTGTATTCCACGCTGATTCCGCTAAAAAAAGCAAAAACTCAGGGTGCAATTATTGCACTTATTGTGGAGGCGATCCAAACCTGTGCAGCAAAAGTGAAACATCCTATTTTAGGTGTGGGAGTAGGATTTCCGGGTACGATATACAATAATAGAATTATTGCCGGTGCCGACAATCTACCGGGCTTTAAACAACTGGCCCTTGGCGAAATCCTGCAGGATGTAACCCGTTATAATATTGTTATGGATAACGATACCAATTTGATGGGGCTGGGTGAAATGTGCTATGGTGCTGCTAAAGATTGTAGTGATGTGGTTTTTCTTACCGTTGGTACAGGAATTGGCGGAGCCGTTATGATTGACAATAAACTGTATGGCGGATTCAGAAGCAGGGGGACAGAATTGGGGCATATTATTGTACAGCACAATGGCTTGGCCTGTGTGTGTGGCCTAAAAGGATGTTTGGAAGCTTATGCTTCAGTAACTGCATTATTAAAACACTATAAGTTTATTCATCCGGGCATACCCGAAAAAAATGAAGTTGATGGGCGTTATATTATAGAAAAGTACCTGGCTGGTGAAGAGTATGCCATTAAAGCCATGGAGCAGCATTTCGATTACCTGGCAACAGGTATTACCAGTTTTATCAACATTTTCAGTCCAGAAAAAATTGTGATTGGGGGCGGAATAAGTGAAGCTGGTGCCTTTTATACCAGAGAAATAGAACGCAGAATCAAAACCTTAGCCGTTCCGGTGGCATCAGCCAATGCTTTGGTTGTTCCGGCAAAATTGGGTAACAAAGCAGGTTTACTGGGTTGTGCCGCAAATGTTTTTCGAAAATTTAAAGCATTCGGTTACGTAAGCACCTAA
- a CDS encoding lipocalin family protein, giving the protein MATKYRNTLLLATLAIIAAVYASCKVSIPKRASAVKPFKKDKYLGTWYEIARMDFKFEKNLKNVTATYSKNDEGSIKVDNKGYDTVKNKWKQSIGKAKFVKGNDEARLKVSFFGPFYAGYNVIEIDNDYQYALIAGNNLEYLWILSRTKYIPDAVKADYLRKANDLGYQTKDLVWTVQDKEYSK; this is encoded by the coding sequence ATGGCAACAAAATACAGGAATACGCTTTTGTTAGCGACATTAGCGATCATAGCGGCAGTCTATGCAAGCTGTAAGGTTTCAATTCCTAAGAGAGCATCAGCAGTTAAGCCATTTAAAAAGGATAAATACCTGGGCACCTGGTACGAAATTGCCAGAATGGATTTCAAGTTCGAAAAAAACCTGAAGAACGTAACCGCTACCTATTCAAAAAATGATGAAGGGTCTATTAAGGTCGACAATAAGGGTTATGACACGGTAAAAAACAAATGGAAGCAAAGCATTGGAAAGGCCAAATTTGTGAAGGGCAATGACGAAGCGAGGTTAAAAGTCTCATTTTTCGGTCCTTTCTACGCCGGGTACAATGTAATTGAGATCGACAACGATTACCAGTACGCCCTGATAGCCGGAAATAACTTGGAATATCTTTGGATACTTTCCCGGACAAAGTACATTCCAGACGCAGTAAAGGCAGATTACTTAAGAAAAGCAAATGATCTCGGGTATCAAACCAAGGACCTGGTTTGGACAGTGCAAGATAAGGAATACAGCAAATAA
- a CDS encoding AraC family transcriptional regulator — protein sequence MEDIVKISTIAQYNTMRGVTTKHPLITVIDLSKAQPMPAKTFNYGLYAVGLKETDYGQLRYGKRDYDYQEGSLIFIAPGQVIGVQPGVEVFATKGWALLFHPDLIKGTPLGKRIQDYSFFSYDVNEALHLSDKEKSIVIDCFSKIEYELDQNIDKHTKGLIASNIELLLNYCVRFYDRQFITRNIANKGILERFEYLLKNYFLSDKPQNEGLPSVAYCAEVLHLSPNYFGDLVKKETGISALEYIQSKVIDVAKERLFDRNKSASEIAYELGFKYPQHFTRLFKQKAGVTPNDYRTKN from the coding sequence ATGGAAGATATTGTAAAAATTAGCACTATCGCACAATACAATACCATGAGGGGTGTAACTACCAAACATCCGTTGATTACGGTGATCGACCTCTCGAAAGCGCAACCGATGCCAGCAAAAACATTCAACTATGGTTTGTATGCTGTGGGTTTGAAAGAAACGGACTATGGTCAATTGCGCTATGGAAAACGGGACTATGACTACCAGGAAGGGAGCCTGATATTTATAGCACCCGGACAGGTTATAGGTGTACAACCTGGCGTAGAAGTATTTGCCACGAAAGGTTGGGCATTGCTGTTTCATCCCGATCTGATAAAGGGCACCCCGTTAGGCAAACGCATTCAGGATTATTCTTTCTTTTCGTATGATGTAAACGAAGCGCTTCATCTGTCAGATAAAGAAAAGAGTATTGTGATTGATTGCTTTTCAAAAATCGAGTATGAACTCGATCAAAATATAGACAAGCACACTAAAGGGCTGATCGCGTCCAACATCGAGTTGCTCCTCAATTACTGCGTACGTTTTTACGACAGACAGTTTATTACGCGCAATATTGCAAATAAAGGAATCCTGGAAAGGTTTGAATACTTATTGAAAAACTACTTTTTATCTGACAAACCGCAGAACGAAGGCCTTCCTTCGGTAGCTTATTGCGCCGAAGTCCTGCATCTATCTCCCAACTATTTTGGTGATCTGGTGAAAAAAGAAACCGGCATATCTGCCTTGGAATACATTCAATCAAAAGTGATAGATGTTGCGAAAGAGCGGTTGTTCGACAGAAATAAATCTGCAAGTGAAATCGCCTACGAACTGGGTTTTAAATACCCGCAACATTTTACCCGCTTATTTAAACAAAAAGCAGGCGTCACACCAAATGATTACCGGACAAAGAATTAA
- a CDS encoding aldo/keto reductase — protein MKTRQLGASGLAVSELGFGCMGLSVGYGPATNENDAIVLLQKAYESGVTFFDTAEVYGQGTNEELVGKALRHVRDKVIIATKFGFKNGKVTDGVNSRPERIRQVAENSLRNLQTDYIDLFYQHRVDPDVPVEDVAGTVKDLIAEGKVKHFGMSEASVPSIRNAHAVQPLAALQSEYSMFWREPEKEIIPLLEELGIGFVPFSPLGKGFLTGKINADTEFDKTDARNLFPRYSKENRGANQTIVDLLTKIAVEHNATPAQIALAWLLAQKPWIAPIPGTTKVTRLEENIGGANLFLNDDDLANIHKALDNISLQGERYPPSMADLQAR, from the coding sequence ATGAAAACACGACAATTAGGAGCCTCAGGGTTAGCCGTGTCCGAACTTGGTTTCGGCTGCATGGGATTAAGCGTTGGTTATGGACCGGCGACCAATGAAAACGATGCCATTGTACTTCTACAAAAAGCTTATGAATCGGGTGTTACCTTCTTTGATACTGCAGAGGTATATGGCCAAGGCACTAATGAAGAGTTGGTAGGAAAAGCACTGCGCCATGTTCGTGATAAAGTAATCATCGCGACCAAGTTTGGCTTTAAAAACGGCAAGGTTACAGATGGGGTGAATAGTCGCCCGGAACGTATCAGGCAGGTGGCAGAAAATTCACTCCGAAATCTGCAAACCGATTATATCGACTTGTTTTATCAACACCGCGTAGATCCGGATGTGCCTGTTGAAGACGTTGCCGGAACCGTAAAAGATTTGATCGCCGAAGGAAAAGTAAAACACTTTGGCATGAGTGAAGCCAGCGTGCCAAGTATACGCAACGCGCATGCCGTACAACCTTTGGCAGCCTTGCAAAGTGAATACTCCATGTTTTGGCGCGAACCCGAAAAAGAAATCATTCCATTGCTTGAAGAATTGGGCATTGGCTTTGTTCCGTTTAGCCCGTTAGGCAAAGGGTTTTTAACGGGTAAGATAAATGCAGACACTGAATTCGACAAGACCGATGCCAGGAACCTATTTCCCCGTTATTCTAAAGAAAACCGCGGAGCGAATCAAACCATTGTTGACCTTCTAACTAAGATTGCGGTCGAACATAACGCTACGCCGGCGCAGATAGCATTGGCATGGCTACTGGCGCAGAAGCCGTGGATTGCTCCAATTCCGGGGACGACAAAAGTGACCCGCTTAGAAGAAAATATAGGTGGTGCAAACCTATTTTTAAACGATGATGATTTAGCCAATATCCATAAAGCTTTGGACAACATCAGCCTTCAGGGAGAACGCTATCCCCCAAGCATGGCAGACCTGCAGGCCAGGTAG
- a CDS encoding helix-turn-helix domain-containing protein has translation MISEKEKIILKRFGQHLKSLKEKQELSYREFYKRSGVNTGDIIKYENGETSPSFITIMRLAIGLKIHPTALLDFNFGIDFNAGLE, from the coding sequence ATGATTAGTGAGAAAGAAAAAATAATTCTGAAAAGATTCGGTCAGCATTTAAAATCTTTAAAAGAGAAACAGGAACTTTCTTATCGTGAATTTTACAAGAGAAGTGGAGTTAATACAGGAGATATTATTAAATATGAAAATGGAGAAACCAGCCCAAGTTTTATTACTATAATGAGATTGGCTATAGGTTTAAAAATCCATCCAACAGCACTTCTTGATTTTAATTTTGGAATAGACTTTAACGCTGGGTTAGAATAG